From Domibacillus sp. DTU_2020_1001157_1_SI_ALB_TIR_016, a single genomic window includes:
- a CDS encoding ABC transporter permease: MKYIGLFFQYAAQYMKTRLTYRTDMIVEIGSDLMSQAVNFIFILLVFGHTTMISGWSRDEIIFIYGFFLVPFAIFGAFFNIWDFNDRYIVKGEMDRILTRPIHSLFQIVLERMELESLFGVITGTAVMIYAGSRLDLSFAWYDPFVMVLLVLGGTLVYASIFVLIASISFWSDSPTSIMPMMYNIGNYGRYPVNIYNNIIRFVLTWILPFAFVGVYPAAYFLGREEWYTYAFLTPVIGLVFFLFSIFMWNVGVTKYRGAGN, encoded by the coding sequence ATGAAATATATAGGGCTCTTTTTTCAATATGCCGCCCAATACATGAAAACGCGGCTTACCTACCGGACAGATATGATTGTTGAAATTGGATCAGATTTAATGTCCCAGGCAGTTAATTTTATTTTTATTTTGCTTGTTTTCGGCCATACAACAATGATTAGCGGCTGGAGCCGGGATGAAATTATTTTTATTTACGGCTTTTTCCTTGTGCCTTTTGCGATATTCGGTGCTTTCTTTAATATTTGGGATTTTAATGATCGATATATCGTAAAAGGAGAAATGGATCGTATTTTAACCCGCCCGATTCACAGTCTTTTTCAAATTGTGCTCGAGCGGATGGAGCTTGAATCGCTGTTTGGCGTCATCACCGGAACCGCTGTTATGATTTATGCGGGAAGCCGGCTTGACTTGTCATTTGCCTGGTACGATCCTTTTGTGATGGTCCTGCTTGTACTTGGCGGAACGCTCGTGTACGCATCTATTTTTGTTTTGATCGCCAGTATCAGTTTTTGGTCGGACAGCCCGACGAGTATTATGCCGATGATGTACAATATTGGGAATTATGGCCGTTATCCGGTCAATATTTATAACAATATTATCCGGTTCGTTCTCACCTGGATTTTGCCGTTTGCATTTGTAGGTGTATACCCGGCCGCTTATTTTTTAGGGCGGGAAGAATGGTACACGTATGCATTTTTAACACCGGTTATCGGCCTAGTGTTCTTTCTGTTTTCTATTTTTATGTGGAATGTAGGAGTGACAAAATACCGGGGAGCCGGAAACTAA
- a CDS encoding ABC transporter permease: MGKYIEMIRIRFLMMLAYRTNYYSGILIYSINIGAYYFLWNAIYGEKGSIEGMSALQMTSYVAIAWMARAFYFNNIDREIAQEIKEGKVAVELIRPYNYLLMKTMQGLGEGIFRLSFFSLPGMIIVALIFPIAFSSNPATWLLFAVSLVFSFLINMQINLLTGILTFFFYNNTGLIRAKRVVIDLFSGLLLPISFFPAWAQQVMNYLPFQGISYVPSMIFTESFTQPQIIHAVLFQIIWVLILILPIQMIWLIARKQLVVQGG, encoded by the coding sequence ATGGGTAAATACATCGAAATGATCCGGATTCGCTTTTTAATGATGCTGGCATACCGGACCAATTATTACAGCGGCATTTTGATTTACAGCATTAATATTGGCGCCTATTACTTTCTTTGGAATGCCATTTACGGTGAAAAAGGGTCGATTGAAGGCATGAGTGCGCTGCAGATGACGTCGTATGTGGCCATTGCCTGGATGGCGCGGGCGTTTTATTTTAACAATATCGACCGGGAAATTGCACAGGAAATTAAAGAAGGAAAAGTCGCGGTCGAGCTTATACGTCCCTATAACTACCTGCTGATGAAAACGATGCAGGGACTTGGAGAAGGGATTTTTCGCCTGTCATTTTTTTCATTGCCGGGCATGATCATTGTCGCGCTTATTTTTCCGATTGCTTTTTCCTCCAACCCGGCAACATGGCTGCTTTTTGCCGTTTCGCTCGTCTTCAGCTTTTTGATTAACATGCAAATCAATCTGCTCACCGGCATTTTAACATTTTTCTTTTATAACAATACCGGGCTTATTCGGGCAAAACGCGTGGTAATTGACTTGTTTTCCGGCCTGCTGCTGCCCATCAGCTTTTTTCCTGCCTGGGCTCAGCAGGTGATGAATTATTTGCCGTTTCAAGGGATCAGTTATGTGCCGAGCATGATTTTTACAGAAAGCTTTACGCAGCCCCAAATTATTCATGCTGTTCTGTTTCAGATTATCTGGGTGCTTATTTTAATTCTCCCTATCCAAATGATTTGGCTGATCGCCAGAAAACAGCTTGTTGTACAGGGGGGATAA
- a CDS encoding ATP-binding cassette domain-containing protein — MENMIEVKDLRKEFKSHSSRSGLKGAFRDLFTRQYKVIPAVNDISFTVKRGEMVGYIGENGAGKSTSIKMLTGILTPTSGIVRVNGMDPHKEREQFVRSIGVVFGQRSQLWWDIAVQESFRLLKKVYNVPDDIYKKHMGHVIESLDIGPLLDKPVRKLSLGQRMRCELAAALLHNPPLLFLDEPTIGLDVLVKLKIREFLKEMNATYNTTVLLTTHDLSDIEALCERVVMLDEGKIIYDGQLESLRSNWGEGKQIEFQFANAGVTREELQPLLAELDGAWTPGDRQNVWIANVLNEEHVISEVIGRVAAAHKITDLKVHEISIEDIIRNIYEEGVTNG; from the coding sequence GTGGAAAATATGATTGAAGTAAAAGATTTGCGTAAAGAGTTTAAATCGCATTCGAGCCGCTCCGGATTAAAAGGAGCTTTTCGTGATTTATTCACACGCCAGTACAAAGTGATTCCGGCTGTAAACGATATTTCCTTTACCGTAAAACGGGGGGAAATGGTCGGCTATATCGGTGAAAATGGGGCGGGAAAATCAACAAGCATCAAAATGCTGACTGGCATTTTAACACCGACATCCGGCATTGTCCGCGTGAACGGAATGGACCCGCATAAAGAGCGGGAACAATTTGTTCGTTCGATTGGTGTTGTTTTCGGCCAGCGGTCACAGCTTTGGTGGGATATTGCCGTGCAGGAATCATTCCGCCTGCTGAAAAAAGTATACAATGTGCCGGATGATATATATAAGAAGCATATGGGTCATGTGATCGAATCTCTTGATATTGGCCCGCTTTTAGACAAGCCGGTCCGCAAGCTGTCACTTGGCCAGCGAATGCGGTGTGAGCTGGCGGCAGCACTGCTGCATAACCCGCCGCTGTTGTTTTTGGACGAGCCGACAATTGGGCTTGATGTATTGGTGAAACTGAAGATTCGCGAATTTTTAAAAGAGATGAATGCCACATACAACACAACCGTGCTGCTGACTACACATGATTTAAGTGATATTGAAGCACTGTGTGAGCGGGTTGTCATGCTTGATGAAGGCAAAATTATTTATGATGGCCAGCTCGAAAGCCTGCGTTCTAACTGGGGAGAAGGCAAGCAAATTGAATTTCAGTTTGCCAATGCCGGTGTTACAAGGGAAGAACTTCAGCCGCTTTTGGCCGAACTGGACGGAGCATGGACACCGGGAGACCGTCAAAACGTCTGGATTGCCAATGTACTCAATGAAGAGCATGTGATTTCTGAAGTGATCGGACGCGTGGCGGCTGCCCATAAAATTACTGATTTAAAAGTGCACGAGATTTCGATTGAAGATATTATTCGTAATATTTACGAAGAAGGCGTGACAAATGGGTAA
- a CDS encoding D-serine ammonia-lyase, with protein MKRDKQMSFSEPAAAVIESLQQRQNVLWVNRNRHNRVPPLFSLQDVEEAEKRLQRFAPYLEVLFPELEKEKGFIESPVVPIPEMKAWLETAADRQIEGGLWLKEDHKLPISGSIKARGGIYEVLAYAEELALKKGLVTEEDDYRAFNGPAFKTLFSSHRIIVGSTGNLGLSIGIMGAKMGFQVTVHMSADAKKWKKELLRQKGALVVEHKADYEKAVAEGREEAAQDSRAYFIDDEHSHRLFLGYAVAGLRLKRQFDEKGILVNEQQPLYVYLPCGIGGGPGGVAFGLHLAFGPNVHCFFAEPAESACMLLGLATGLHDHISVQDIGLTNQTEADGLAVGRPSGFVGKLVEPFIAGSCTVHDDQLFAMLNGLAEREEIKLEPSALAGMIGPVLLAGEKKISGQPIHLVWATGGSMVPDENMDAYIQKGRTVLADCLNIKK; from the coding sequence ATGAAAAGAGACAAACAAATGTCATTTAGCGAACCTGCGGCGGCTGTGATTGAAAGCCTGCAACAGCGTCAAAATGTCCTATGGGTAAACCGAAATCGGCATAACCGGGTTCCGCCCTTGTTTTCGCTCCAGGACGTAGAGGAAGCAGAAAAAAGGCTCCAGCGGTTTGCCCCTTATCTGGAAGTCCTTTTTCCTGAGCTGGAGAAAGAAAAAGGATTTATTGAATCGCCCGTCGTGCCAATTCCGGAGATGAAAGCATGGCTGGAGACGGCAGCAGACCGGCAGATCGAAGGCGGTTTATGGCTAAAAGAAGATCACAAGCTTCCGATTTCCGGTTCGATCAAGGCGCGCGGCGGGATTTATGAAGTATTAGCATATGCCGAAGAGCTGGCACTGAAAAAAGGCCTGGTCACAGAAGAAGATGATTACCGTGCTTTTAATGGTCCGGCTTTTAAAACCCTTTTCTCATCGCATCGAATCATCGTCGGCTCCACGGGGAATCTTGGACTCAGCATTGGCATAATGGGCGCCAAGATGGGATTTCAAGTAACCGTGCATATGTCGGCAGACGCAAAGAAATGGAAAAAAGAGCTGCTTCGTCAAAAAGGCGCCCTTGTGGTGGAACATAAAGCGGATTATGAAAAAGCCGTTGCCGAAGGAAGAGAAGAAGCTGCACAGGATTCGCGTGCATACTTTATAGACGATGAACATTCGCATCGGCTGTTTTTAGGCTACGCAGTGGCAGGACTTCGGCTGAAGCGCCAGTTTGATGAAAAAGGAATCCTTGTGAACGAACAGCAGCCTCTTTATGTTTATTTGCCATGCGGCATTGGGGGAGGGCCGGGCGGTGTGGCATTCGGCCTCCATCTTGCTTTTGGCCCGAACGTTCACTGTTTTTTTGCCGAGCCGGCAGAAAGTGCCTGTATGCTGCTCGGGCTTGCCACTGGACTGCATGATCATATTTCGGTACAGGATATTGGCTTAACGAATCAAACGGAAGCAGATGGCCTTGCCGTCGGCCGTCCGTCTGGATTTGTCGGAAAGCTTGTTGAACCCTTTATAGCAGGCAGCTGCACGGTGCATGATGACCAATTGTTTGCCATGCTGAACGGGCTTGCCGAAAGGGAAGAAATCAAGCTTGAACCGTCCGCTTTAGCCGGCATGATCGGACCTGTGCTCTTGGCTGGAGAAAAAAAGATAAGCGGCCAGCCGATTCATCTTGTATGGGCGACCGGCGGCAGCATGGTCCCAGATGAAAATATGGACGCATACATTCAAAAAGGACGCACGGTTCTTGCCGATTGCCTGAACATCAAAAAATAA
- a CDS encoding DNA polymerase IV, whose amino-acid sequence MAGFYPENGRVIFHIDANAFFASVEMAENPALKDKPVIIAGNPQERKGIVVAANYLCKHKGVYTTMALREALKLVPEAVVIKPNHALYKLYSKRIFAQIAEISPLIEYASIDEAYLDITACEHLGSPIDIATGIQKKIVDDFSIPLSIGIAPNKFLAKMASDMKKPLGITVLRKRDVERVLWSRPVVEAHGIGAKTAAKLMEHGIATMGDLAKADVKQLQSIMGVRGIRMRERVNGIDDRPVDPEANTSYKSIGNSTTFPENLTEPAIIYAKLRLLARSVSERMKAKGAVSRTIQVMIRYSDFKTVTRSQTLPADIQEEEELLSAAEAIFFKHWTGEPVRLLGITAQNAVHKRTLETQMDLFSFQEEADKLEPLVTTVEALKRKFGEGIIKKGWVQ is encoded by the coding sequence ATGGCGGGCTTTTATCCGGAAAATGGCCGTGTGATTTTTCATATCGATGCGAATGCGTTTTTTGCCAGCGTAGAGATGGCTGAAAATCCGGCATTAAAAGATAAGCCGGTCATCATCGCCGGAAACCCGCAGGAGCGGAAAGGCATTGTTGTGGCAGCCAACTATTTATGTAAACATAAAGGGGTTTATACAACGATGGCGCTGCGGGAAGCGCTGAAGCTTGTACCGGAAGCGGTTGTGATCAAACCGAATCATGCGTTATATAAATTGTACTCAAAGCGTATTTTTGCGCAAATAGCCGAGATCTCTCCTTTGATTGAGTATGCCTCTATTGATGAAGCGTATCTTGATATTACAGCTTGTGAACACCTGGGCTCACCAATTGATATAGCGACAGGCATTCAAAAGAAAATAGTGGATGATTTTTCCATTCCGCTTTCTATTGGTATTGCCCCGAATAAATTTTTAGCTAAAATGGCAAGCGACATGAAAAAGCCGCTTGGCATTACCGTATTAAGAAAACGGGATGTTGAGCGTGTGCTTTGGAGCAGGCCGGTAGTAGAAGCACACGGGATCGGAGCCAAAACAGCCGCAAAGCTGATGGAACATGGAATAGCCACGATGGGCGATCTGGCAAAAGCAGACGTGAAACAACTTCAGTCTATCATGGGTGTACGAGGGATACGGATGCGGGAGCGGGTCAACGGAATAGATGACCGGCCGGTGGACCCGGAAGCAAATACGTCGTATAAGAGCATTGGAAACTCCACGACTTTCCCCGAGAATCTTACCGAGCCGGCCATTATTTATGCTAAGCTTCGTCTGCTCGCCCGCTCGGTCAGTGAAAGAATGAAAGCGAAGGGGGCCGTTTCGCGCACCATTCAAGTGATGATCCGTTACAGTGACTTTAAAACCGTCACCAGAAGCCAGACGCTGCCGGCTGATATTCAGGAAGAAGAAGAGCTCCTCTCAGCAGCGGAAGCGATCTTTTTCAAGCACTGGACAGGAGAGCCGGTCCGGCTGCTGGGCATTACCGCACAAAATGCTGTACATAAGCGGACGCTGGAAACCCAAATGGATTTGTTTTCTTTTCAGGAAGAAGCGGACAAGCTTGAACCGCTTGTAACGACAGTAGAAGCATTAAAACGGAAATTTGGAGAGGGCATTATTAAAAAGGGGTGGGTACAATGA
- a CDS encoding site-2 protease family protein gives MFSLDDMGAFIWAFFITLPLTLLIHTAGHAFFARLFGSKTSLVIGRGAKLCRVKNLEIRRFYFIDSACHYDDLKRDRRWKHALIYAGGPIFNLLSIFVVNGLIYHGILPPHLFFYQFVYFSIYLVFFSILPIDYGRERPSDGKAIYDVLKFGKVYKEFD, from the coding sequence ATGTTTAGTTTAGACGATATGGGTGCGTTTATATGGGCATTTTTCATTACGCTTCCGCTGACGCTGCTCATTCATACAGCAGGCCATGCATTTTTTGCCCGCTTGTTTGGCAGCAAAACCTCCCTTGTGATTGGCCGGGGAGCCAAACTGTGCCGGGTAAAAAACCTGGAAATCCGAAGATTTTATTTTATCGATTCTGCATGCCATTACGATGACCTGAAACGTGACCGCCGCTGGAAGCATGCACTTATTTATGCAGGAGGCCCGATTTTTAATCTTTTATCAATTTTTGTTGTGAACGGCTTGATTTATCATGGCATTTTGCCGCCGCATCTCTTTTTTTATCAGTTTGTTTATTTTTCGATTTATCTTGTGTTTTTTTCTATTCTTCCGATCGATTATGGACGGGAAAGACCGAGTGATGGAAAAGCGATTTACGATGTGCTTAAATTTGGAAAAGTATATAAGGAATTTGATTAA
- a CDS encoding Dabb family protein, whose amino-acid sequence MIDHIVLVKFAETTTVEQLEEVVKRFKALEQHLEGVIDIQAGINFSEKNQGYQVVLTTRFENKAALEAYGPHPEHQAVAAFIREVGRLDSIVVDIEI is encoded by the coding sequence ATGATTGACCATATTGTACTTGTTAAATTTGCGGAAACGACGACTGTCGAACAGCTTGAGGAAGTAGTCAAACGCTTTAAAGCCCTTGAACAGCACCTTGAGGGTGTCATTGATATTCAAGCTGGAATTAACTTTTCAGAAAAAAATCAAGGCTACCAGGTTGTCCTTACCACGCGTTTTGAAAACAAAGCAGCTCTTGAAGCATACGGTCCTCACCCGGAGCATCAAGCTGTCGCTGCTTTTATTCGTGAAGTTGGCCGTCTCGACAGTATTGTCGTTGATATTGAAATTTAA
- a CDS encoding YiiX/YebB-like N1pC/P60 family cysteine hydrolase: MSSQKFNGIIQIPYSQAVSKIQTGDLLFCSGTSLISEFIKKASNSLMSHVAFLVRWHGRILVFESIESAGVRVIPLAQYVKGNRQTGEKYKGALYIARHKTLIDSSFDRRKLHYMIGKALDLLHQNYDQAELVRILTRIKLGIGRHKENEEYICSEFVDLCFKQIGVEFPRTKEGFIYPEHIAADPNVYPMFQMVPDLSGERVNATAKTINPYTHR; encoded by the coding sequence ATGAGCTCTCAAAAGTTTAATGGTATCATTCAAATTCCCTATTCGCAGGCCGTTTCGAAAATTCAAACCGGCGATCTTTTATTTTGCAGTGGAACTTCTTTGATCTCTGAATTTATTAAAAAAGCATCCAACTCTCTTATGAGCCATGTCGCTTTTTTAGTGCGCTGGCACGGCCGGATTCTCGTATTTGAAAGTATAGAAAGCGCCGGGGTGCGTGTGATTCCGCTGGCTCAATACGTAAAGGGAAATCGGCAGACAGGTGAAAAGTATAAAGGGGCGCTGTACATAGCGCGCCACAAAACCCTCATTGATTCTTCATTTGATAGAAGAAAGCTGCACTATATGATTGGAAAAGCGCTTGATTTGCTTCATCAAAATTATGACCAGGCAGAGCTGGTCCGGATTTTAACGAGAATTAAACTGGGCATTGGACGGCATAAAGAAAATGAAGAATATATTTGTTCGGAGTTTGTAGATTTATGTTTTAAACAAATAGGCGTTGAGTTTCCGCGGACAAAAGAAGGTTTTATTTACCCCGAACATATTGCGGCAGATCCTAATGTGTACCCGATGTTTCAAATGGTTCCGGACTTATCAGGCGAAAGGGTGAACGCAACCGCCAAAACAATCAATCCATACACACACAGATAA
- a CDS encoding YjcZ family sporulation protein, translating to MGAKQEGNSWGYGSGFALVVVLFILLIIIGIAFV from the coding sequence ATGGGTGCTAAACAGGAAGGAAACAGCTGGGGGTATGGATCAGGTTTCGCGCTTGTTGTCGTTTTGTTTATTCTCCTCATTATTATCGGTATAGCGTTTGTTTAA
- a CDS encoding manganese catalase family protein has translation MWIYEKKLQYPVKVSTCNPTLAKYLMEQYGGADGELAAALRYMNQRYTIPDKVVGLLNDIATEEFSHLEMIATMIYKLTKDATPEQLREAGLAEHYVSHDSALFYNNAAGVPFTAAYIQAKGDPIADLYEDIAAEEKARATYQWLIDISDDPDLNDSLRFLREREVVHSQRFREAVEIVKEDRGQKKIF, from the coding sequence ATGTGGATTTATGAAAAAAAGCTGCAATATCCTGTAAAAGTCAGTACATGCAACCCAACGCTTGCCAAATATTTAATGGAACAGTACGGAGGAGCAGATGGAGAGCTTGCCGCTGCACTCCGCTATATGAACCAGCGCTATACAATTCCGGATAAGGTAGTTGGGCTTTTAAATGATATTGCCACAGAGGAATTTTCTCATCTTGAAATGATTGCCACCATGATTTACAAGCTGACAAAAGATGCCACGCCCGAGCAGCTCCGTGAAGCCGGGCTCGCTGAGCATTATGTCAGCCATGACAGTGCTCTTTTCTATAATAATGCGGCTGGTGTGCCATTTACCGCTGCGTACATTCAAGCAAAAGGGGATCCGATTGCGGATTTGTACGAAGATATCGCCGCTGAAGAAAAAGCCCGGGCCACCTATCAGTGGCTTATTGATATATCTGATGACCCGGACTTAAATGATTCCCTCCGTTTCCTGCGGGAAAGGGAAGTTGTACATTCTCAGCGTTTCCGAGAAGCTGTTGAAATCGTGAAGGAAGACCGCGGCCAGAAAAAAATATTTTAA
- a CDS encoding spore coat protein CotJB, producing MANPLPKEYYQQLEEIQAADFVVLELILYLDTHPHDPQALVQYKQFAQYSKQLKQAFEAQFGPLQQNSPNTSAAEWTWSTSPWPWQV from the coding sequence GTGGCTAATCCTCTGCCAAAGGAATATTACCAGCAGCTCGAAGAAATTCAAGCGGCTGACTTTGTTGTGCTTGAATTAATTCTTTATTTAGACACGCACCCCCATGATCCGCAGGCTCTTGTGCAGTATAAACAGTTTGCTCAGTACAGTAAACAGCTGAAGCAGGCTTTTGAAGCGCAGTTTGGTCCGCTCCAGCAGAACAGTCCGAATACATCTGCGGCTGAATGGACGTGGAGCACTTCTCCCTGGCCGTGGCAGGTCTAA
- a CDS encoding spore coat associated protein CotJA: MSSQPQSFSSLKSYVPRHGPFDPCPPIGCKYYSTPPNLYVGFQPPGLPQFSPREALKKGTLWKVFYDYYDNPYRKGGRSRG, from the coding sequence ATGAGCAGCCAGCCGCAATCTTTTTCATCTTTGAAGTCGTATGTACCACGACATGGGCCGTTTGATCCTTGTCCGCCGATCGGATGCAAGTATTACAGTACGCCTCCGAATCTGTACGTGGGCTTTCAGCCGCCGGGCCTTCCACAGTTTTCTCCTAGAGAGGCGCTGAAAAAAGGGACTCTTTGGAAAGTATTTTACGATTACTATGATAATCCGTACCGAAAAGGAGGACGAAGCCGTGGCTAA
- a CDS encoding IDEAL domain-containing protein → MNIGEWKMIEIGGSTAIGYVSSIKNHSWHRECVEFTKVGWITNNTIQWRKPTQGIYESSRFHSAAQLLDFYQDKTALIDLALLTRDKEWFEELTVEIF, encoded by the coding sequence ATGAATATAGGGGAGTGGAAAATGATCGAAATTGGAGGTTCAACAGCCATCGGCTATGTGAGCAGTATTAAAAATCACAGCTGGCATAGAGAATGCGTTGAATTTACAAAAGTAGGATGGATCACAAACAATACGATCCAGTGGCGCAAACCGACTCAGGGAATTTATGAATCGAGCCGTTTCCACTCTGCTGCACAGCTACTTGACTTTTATCAGGATAAAACAGCGCTGATTGATTTGGCATTGCTGACCAGGGACAAAGAATGGTTTGAGGAATTAACAGTGGAGATTTTTTAA
- the modB gene encoding molybdate ABC transporter permease subunit, translating to MEYLFWPPLRLSVEIAFVSSFIVLITGLFFGRVMANVSFRGKAAIETLFLLPLVLPPTVVGFLLIVLFGQNSPVGRFIQLVLGQSIMFTWWAAVIASTVVAFPLMYQSCKTGFQSVDRDIEHAARVDGAGEFALFLFVTAPLAIKSIVSGFLLSFARALGEFGATLMFAGNIPGKTQTASTAIYMAIDSGNMGMAWMWVGSMIGISFLMLACIQLIKS from the coding sequence ATGGAGTATTTATTTTGGCCGCCGCTCCGTCTTTCGGTTGAGATTGCTTTTGTGTCCAGCTTCATCGTCTTAATCACCGGTCTTTTTTTCGGCAGAGTGATGGCAAATGTGTCGTTTAGGGGAAAAGCGGCTATAGAAACTCTTTTTTTACTGCCGCTCGTCCTGCCGCCGACGGTCGTCGGGTTTCTATTAATTGTGCTGTTTGGCCAAAACAGCCCGGTCGGCAGATTCATTCAATTAGTATTGGGCCAGAGCATTATGTTTACGTGGTGGGCTGCCGTCATTGCGTCAACGGTGGTGGCTTTCCCCCTTATGTATCAATCATGCAAAACCGGCTTCCAATCTGTTGATCGGGACATTGAACATGCGGCACGTGTGGATGGAGCGGGTGAATTCGCCCTGTTTTTATTTGTAACCGCACCGCTCGCAATCAAATCCATTGTTTCGGGATTTTTATTAAGCTTTGCACGGGCATTGGGCGAATTTGGCGCAACGCTTATGTTTGCCGGGAACATTCCCGGAAAAACACAAACGGCTTCGACAGCTATTTACATGGCGATTGATTCGGGAAATATGGGAATGGCCTGGATGTGGGTGGGCAGTATGATTGGTATTTCGTTTCTGATGTTGGCTTGTATTCAGCTGATTAAATCCTAA